Genomic window (Actinomycetes bacterium):
GCTCTGCCGAGCGAACGGCCCGTCTGTTTCGAGCAGGACCCGGCCGGGGGGCAGGCGTGCGAGCAGAGCAGCGGATCTCGTGGACGCGACCATCGCGGGATTGATCGAAAACCACAGACCACCGGCCAGGGCGTCCTCGGCGACTGCCAGCGAGCCGGTGTACCAGTGCAGGACCGCGCGCACGCGCGCGTCGAGGAGGCGGTCGACGACCTCGCGTTCGGCGCGGCGGCTGTGGACGCTGAGCGGCCAGGACCAGGCCCTTGTCTCAGCCAGCAGCGCGTCGAACACCCGCAACTGCTGGTAGCGGGTCGCCGCGCCGGCTCGAGAGAAGTCCAACCCTACCTCTCCCACCCAATCGGTGTGTGGCAGCAGCCGCCTGAATCGGGCGACCTCGGCCGTGGACCCCGCTGCGACTCGCAGCGGGTGCACGCCGAGCGCCACCTCCACACCCGGTCGCCGCCCCAGCCGTGTCCGCAGCAGCCGATACCGGCCGGGATCCTCGGTGACGGCAACCACGTCCACACCCGCCGCCAAGGCCTCGTCGAGTACCGACATCGGGTCGTCGTAGGCGTCGACATGGCAGTGGGTATCGAGCAGTGGCACCGCGGTCACGAGAGCGACTCCACCAGCGTGGCCAGATCCCCCTGCGCACCAGTAGCCAACCACCTGCGGAGCTCGGCCAAGCCGCGACGCCACACCCCCAGGAACGCCTCGCGCTCGCCAGCAGGAAGGGGGCCGTTGCGCAGCACGTCACGATCTGGACGATCGGCGAACGCACCGGCGATGACAGCACGGAGATCCGCCCCACGCCGGGTCCGGCGGTTGAGCAGCCCGTCCTCGGACAGAACGTCCCAGGCGTAGGGGTCGTCGTCCCAGCCGACGTGCGCAAGCGCGCTACGACGAATCAGACATGGGAAGCAGTAGCCGCAGTTGCCCTGGCGCCGCCGCACATACCGCGCGGTCTCCGGGTGGGCGCACGAGACGCTCAACGGTGCGAGCTGTCGCAGCAGGCCGGGGTTGCGGGATCCGGCCAGGACCTCGCCCTTGGTCTGAAGCCGGTAAGGGTTCACAACCGGAGGATGTCCCGAGTTCCGTGGAACTTCGGTGGCGGCCCAGCGTGATCAGGCGGCATCCTCCTTGCCCGGTGTGACAGCAGTGATCGTGGCGTCCAGCGCGGCCCGCAGCGCCGGCAGGTGCAGGTGCCCGTTGACCCGACGGAACTGCTTACGGGCCTCACCCATCCCCGCCGCGATCCAACGCAGCACCATCTGCCCGTCCTGCCAGCGCTTGACGTTGGCGGCGTGATCGCGGCAGATCTCGATCATCGACTCGATCGAATTGGTGCTGCGCAAGGTCCTCGCCAGGGTGGGCGGCACGCCCAGCCGGGTGATCGTCAGCGTCTCGGCCAGTCCCTCCCGCAGCGAGGCAGCCGCGCCGGGATGGGACCGCTCCAGGGAGCGGGCCAGGCCTTCCAGCTCGGCCTCGGCCAGCAGCGGGTCAGCCAGGTGGTAGGCGGCGCGCATCCGCTTGGCGACGGTCGAGGCGAGCGCGTCGGGCAGCCGGTCGGTGACGTTGCGGAGCTTGTGGAGCTGGCAGCGTTGGATGACGGGATGGTCGAACACGTCACAGACCGCGCGGCGCAGCGCCTTGGCGCCATCGATGACCACCAGGATCGGCCGGGTGACGTCCAAGCCGCGGTCGCGCAGCCCAACCAGCAGGCCGGTGACCACGGTGGCGTTCTCGGTCGCACCCTCGGCAAGGGCGAGCGGGATCTTGGTGCCGTCGATGGTGACGCCCAACGCGACCACGCAGGTGTGCTCGGCCACCCGGATCCCATCGACCATGAGCGCGACCAACTCCAGCCCGGCCAGATCCTGGGCGAGCAGCTGGGCCAGGGCGTGCTCGGTTTGGGCCACGAACCGGCGGGAGACCGCCGACCTGGAGGTGCCAGCGGTCGCCGTGGCGACCTGGGAGCCGACCGGCTCCAGGCCGGCCGGGTAGCGACGGCAGGAGAGCTTGGCGAGCATGCGTTCCAGCGCGAGCTGGCCCAGCAGGTCGGTGGCGGCGAACGCCTGGTAGCTCGGCAACCGCAGCTCCCGGGTGCCGTCGGCGGCGCGGACCCGCGGGCGGCGGATCCGCCCGACGGCCGCCCAAGGTCACCTGGCCGGGCTGGGTGCCGTGCCGCACGGCGGTGCGGTCGGGGTTGTGGCGGCCCTTGGCGCCGACCAGCCGGGCGACGTCGTGGTCGAGCATGGCCTGGAGTACCTGCAGGCCCGTGCCGACCGCCAGGGCGAGCAGGCCCTGGTGGGCGGCGCCGGCAAGCTCGGCGACCGCGAGGGTTAG
Coding sequences:
- a CDS encoding TatD family hydrolase codes for the protein MTAVPLLDTHCHVDAYDDPMSVLDEALAAGVDVVAVTEDPGRYRLLRTRLGRRPGVEVALGVHPLRVAAGSTAEVARFRRLLPHTDWVGEVGLDFSRAGAATRYQQLRVFDALLAETRAWSWPLSVHSRRAEREVVDRLLDARVRAVLHWYTGSLAVAEDALAGGLWFSINPAMVASTRSAALLARLPPGRVLLETDGPFARQSGRPARPVDLVLLVRRLAELWRVPVEEARATIVDNQSRLLAQPSRTNSPDGITTGPHRPG